From the genome of Varibaculum prostatecancerukia, one region includes:
- the nuoK gene encoding NADH-quinone oxidoreductase subunit NuoK — translation MSLTSYLVLAAILFFIGAVIVLTRHSAVIALMGVELMLNSCNLMLVTFSNMHQNIEGQVMAFFVMVVAAAEVVVGLAIIVSIFRTRRSTSVDEVRLMGR, via the coding sequence ATGTCTTTGACTTCATATCTTGTATTGGCAGCCATTCTCTTCTTCATCGGCGCGGTAATCGTGTTGACCCGGCATTCGGCGGTAATCGCCCTGATGGGGGTAGAGCTGATGCTGAATTCCTGCAACCTAATGCTGGTGACTTTCTCAAATATGCACCAAAACATTGAGGGGCAAGTGATGGCTTTCTTCGTCATGGTGGTAGCCGCCGCAGAAGTGGTGGTAGGCCTAGCGATCATCGTTTCGATATTTAGGACGCGTCGTTCGACCTCGGTCGACGAAGTGCGCCTGATGGGACGCTAG
- a CDS encoding polyprenyl synthetase family protein has protein sequence MSNLSQQRLDELEDRISEGLVQVENRLDSVLSDDRGVLDDIIGHLAKAGGKRMRPGLVLLCSNLGPHPFSEEVLRSCVVVELTHLATLYHDDVMDSAPTRRGVNAVQRVWGNNRAVLAGDLVFARASQVVATLGPEAVLQHAVTFDRLCRGQLNETFGPEQGQDPVQFYIQVLADKTGSLVAQSARFGAELSGAPEEVTQAVVQFGEKIGVAFQLADDVIDLSSDSADSGKTPGTDLREGVDTMPILLLRQDAAQGVLDEDGQKILAELSRGTLISEDAALERVVQMLRAHSVLERTRQLAFSWCEEAKAAIASLEDQEVKAALEKFADTLVDRIA, from the coding sequence GTGAGTAACTTGTCCCAGCAGCGCCTCGATGAGCTCGAAGATCGGATTTCCGAGGGCCTAGTTCAGGTAGAGAACCGTCTGGATTCGGTGTTATCGGATGATCGCGGAGTGCTTGACGATATTATCGGTCACCTGGCGAAAGCTGGTGGCAAGAGGATGCGTCCCGGTTTGGTGCTGCTGTGCTCCAACCTGGGGCCACATCCTTTTTCAGAGGAGGTGCTGCGCTCCTGCGTAGTGGTTGAACTGACCCACCTGGCAACGCTTTATCACGATGACGTTATGGACTCGGCGCCCACTAGGCGGGGCGTAAACGCAGTCCAGCGTGTATGGGGTAATAACCGCGCGGTACTGGCAGGGGATTTAGTCTTCGCGCGTGCCTCGCAAGTGGTTGCCACCTTGGGTCCAGAAGCAGTTTTGCAGCATGCGGTAACTTTCGATCGGTTGTGTCGCGGCCAGCTCAATGAAACCTTCGGGCCGGAACAGGGGCAAGATCCGGTTCAGTTCTATATCCAGGTGCTGGCCGATAAGACCGGTTCGCTGGTGGCGCAGTCGGCGCGCTTTGGGGCGGAACTTTCTGGTGCACCCGAGGAGGTTACCCAGGCGGTAGTGCAGTTTGGGGAAAAGATTGGAGTAGCCTTCCAGCTGGCTGACGATGTGATTGATTTGTCCTCTGACAGCGCAGACTCTGGGAAAACTCCGGGAACGGATTTGCGGGAGGGCGTAGATACCATGCCGATTCTGCTGCTGCGGCAGGATGCGGCGCAGGGCGTTCTCGATGAAGATGGGCAAAAGATTCTGGCAGAACTCAGCCGAGGAACCTTGATTAGCGAGGACGCGGCTTTAGAACGAGTAGTGCAAATGCTACGGGCACATTCGGTATTGGAACGCACCCGGCAGTTAGCGTTTTCCTGGTGCGAGGAAGCGAAGGCGGCGATTGCTTCTCTGGAAGATCAAGAGGTTAAGGCAGCGCTAGAAAAGTTTGCCGACACCTTGGTTGATCGTATCGCTTAG
- the nuoN gene encoding NADH-quinone oxidoreductase subunit NuoN, protein MSLTNATVINDFSELGFNWALMAPVMVVLFGAVIGILLEAFVSAKRRWSVQCAWSIGVVAVALLAFAPSFGAFDLQSGQRLVRGELIVDGFSMFSQMLMLIVGLLALLPMIDRTGSQVSAFAGQPSDIPGSFQEEQTERRGYQRSEVLPLSLFSLGGMMLFPMANSMLTLFVALEIISLPLYAMTAMARYRRLLSQEAALKYFVLGAFASGFMLMGISLLYGYSGSLLLDQLALAIPYRVASPALLMTGAALMMVGLLFKIGAAPFHAWTPDVYQGAPTPVTGFMAAGVKAAAFLAMLRFFSTVVVQFEANFKPFLWTVAILTMAVGTFFGLVQDNIKRMLAYSSIAHAGFILIAFTKGALNANGAVLFYLLSYAVATIGAFAIIYLVRVTNEDGVATAEQHSMPAWAGFGKTHPVLAGCMMLFLLSFAGIPLTAGFMGKFLAFSAGLQGGATALVICAVIASAITAFYYFRLGKIMFLDPVAENTTVAPHAEITYVAIGICALLTVLLGIFPGSVLDILQNTAIVIP, encoded by the coding sequence GTGAGCTTAACCAACGCTACCGTAATCAACGACTTCAGTGAACTAGGTTTCAACTGGGCGCTAATGGCGCCGGTAATGGTGGTGCTCTTTGGGGCAGTCATCGGAATTCTGCTCGAGGCATTCGTATCTGCTAAGCGTCGCTGGAGCGTGCAATGTGCCTGGTCGATCGGTGTAGTTGCGGTCGCACTCTTGGCCTTTGCCCCCTCTTTCGGAGCTTTCGATCTGCAAAGCGGTCAGCGGCTAGTGCGCGGGGAACTCATCGTTGATGGATTCTCGATGTTCTCACAGATGCTGATGCTAATCGTGGGACTGCTAGCACTATTGCCGATGATAGATCGCACCGGCAGTCAGGTTTCTGCTTTTGCGGGGCAGCCCTCGGATATTCCCGGATCCTTCCAGGAAGAACAAACTGAGCGGCGCGGCTATCAGCGTAGCGAGGTCTTGCCGCTGAGCCTATTCTCCCTGGGTGGGATGATGCTGTTCCCCATGGCGAACTCGATGCTGACCCTGTTTGTGGCGCTAGAGATTATCTCGCTACCCCTATACGCAATGACCGCTATGGCGCGTTACCGTCGCCTGCTGAGCCAAGAGGCCGCCCTCAAATACTTCGTACTTGGGGCGTTTGCATCCGGCTTTATGCTGATGGGTATTTCTTTGTTGTATGGCTATTCCGGGTCGCTATTGCTAGATCAGCTGGCGTTGGCGATTCCCTACCGGGTAGCTTCTCCGGCGCTTTTGATGACCGGGGCTGCCTTGATGATGGTGGGTCTGCTCTTTAAGATTGGTGCGGCTCCCTTCCACGCCTGGACGCCGGATGTTTATCAAGGGGCACCTACCCCGGTGACTGGCTTCATGGCTGCGGGAGTAAAAGCTGCGGCATTCCTAGCCATGCTGCGTTTCTTCTCTACGGTAGTCGTGCAGTTCGAAGCGAACTTTAAGCCGTTCCTGTGGACGGTGGCTATTTTGACGATGGCAGTGGGTACCTTCTTTGGTCTGGTGCAAGACAACATCAAACGAATGTTGGCCTACTCGTCTATTGCGCATGCCGGTTTCATTTTGATTGCCTTCACCAAGGGCGCACTTAACGCTAATGGTGCAGTGCTGTTCTACCTGCTGTCTTACGCGGTGGCTACCATCGGGGCATTTGCGATTATTTACCTGGTGCGGGTAACTAACGAGGACGGGGTGGCTACTGCTGAACAGCATTCCATGCCGGCCTGGGCAGGTTTCGGTAAAACTCATCCGGTACTGGCCGGATGCATGATGCTGTTCTTGCTCTCATTTGCGGGTATCCCCCTGACAGCTGGATTTATGGGTAAATTCCTCGCCTTTAGCGCAGGTCTGCAAGGAGGGGCAACTGCCCTGGTTATTTGCGCGGTGATTGCCTCCGCGATTACCGCCTTCTACTATTTCCGGCTGGGTAAGATCATGTTCCTAGATCCAGTGGCAGAAAATACTACGGTGGCTCCGCACGCTGAGATCACCTATGTGGCGATTGGGATTTGTGCCCTCTTAACAGTGCTTCTGGGGATTTTCCCGGGATCGGTGCTAGATATTTTGCAAAACACCGCTATTGTTATCCCGTGA
- the nuoL gene encoding NADH-quinone oxidoreductase subunit L, whose translation MNSFLLSADQQQMANVSAVGLAEYAWLMVAIPLVVSGLLLVCGRATDKWGHWLAVAASWSSFLIGLVIFCQMIGQAPAERSILAPVFSWFTAGSGNEQITLSWNILLDPLSMTFVLLVTFVGSLIHVYSVAYMEHDPDRRRFFAYLNFFVASMLTLVLSDSYVALFFGWEGVGLASYLLIGFWNHELPNAVAAKKAFVMNRVGDLGLLLAMMSMYAEFNSMKFVDVLGASRSGDMTPGWATAIGLFLLLAACGKSAQFPLQAWLGDAMAGPTPVSALIHAATMVTAGVYLIVRSGAIFVASPTAQLCVAIVGAITLMFGAIVGCAKDDMKKVLAASTMSQIGYMMLGAGLGPIGWTLAIFHLFVHGFFKAQLFLGAGSVMHAMNEQVNIRRFGALNQVMKVSWICFGIAWLAILGIPPFSGFFSKEPIIAAAFNATAFGTAGAWIFGLVAMIGAGITSFYMSRLFFTIFHGEKRWTTQFDGGSDVHPHEASWLMNGPIVVLSVFSVAMGMMLGFTDKFNQWLEPVTGTQSATEKATVSVLSHTAISVITLVLVLCGLALAFTMYVRRPVPKVAPASNALVEAARVDLYQDTVNESVAMLPAQLLTIGVGGADRGVLDGIVRGIAWCAGAFGRAVSHVQNGYIRAYASYILGGVLLALVLVVGSQLV comes from the coding sequence ATGAATTCATTCTTGCTAAGCGCTGATCAGCAGCAAATGGCAAATGTGTCCGCTGTGGGATTGGCGGAATATGCCTGGCTGATGGTGGCGATACCCCTGGTGGTGTCGGGACTGCTGTTGGTATGTGGACGCGCAACCGACAAATGGGGGCATTGGCTGGCAGTTGCTGCCTCCTGGAGTTCCTTCCTGATTGGCTTGGTTATTTTCTGCCAAATGATCGGGCAGGCACCAGCAGAAAGATCGATCTTGGCTCCCGTGTTTAGCTGGTTTACGGCTGGTAGCGGTAACGAGCAGATCACACTTTCCTGGAATATCCTGCTGGATCCCCTGTCGATGACTTTCGTGCTGCTGGTTACCTTCGTAGGTTCCCTGATCCACGTTTACTCCGTGGCCTATATGGAACACGACCCTGATCGGCGACGTTTCTTCGCCTACCTGAACTTCTTCGTGGCATCGATGCTCACCTTGGTGCTCTCGGATTCCTACGTGGCGTTGTTCTTCGGTTGGGAGGGCGTCGGTTTGGCATCCTACCTGTTGATTGGTTTCTGGAACCACGAACTACCCAATGCGGTAGCCGCCAAGAAAGCCTTCGTGATGAACCGCGTAGGCGACCTGGGATTACTGCTAGCGATGATGTCCATGTACGCGGAATTCAATTCTATGAAGTTTGTGGACGTACTGGGAGCTTCCCGCTCCGGAGACATGACCCCAGGTTGGGCCACTGCCATCGGTCTGTTCTTGCTGTTGGCGGCCTGTGGTAAATCCGCACAGTTCCCGCTGCAAGCCTGGCTGGGTGACGCGATGGCCGGCCCTACTCCGGTGTCGGCTTTGATCCACGCGGCCACCATGGTTACCGCCGGTGTCTACTTGATTGTCCGTTCTGGGGCTATCTTCGTGGCCTCCCCGACGGCGCAACTATGTGTAGCTATCGTCGGGGCTATCACCCTGATGTTCGGAGCGATTGTGGGTTGTGCCAAGGACGATATGAAGAAAGTACTTGCCGCCTCAACTATGTCTCAGATTGGATACATGATGTTGGGTGCGGGTCTGGGACCCATCGGCTGGACGTTGGCTATTTTCCATCTGTTCGTACACGGTTTCTTCAAAGCCCAGTTGTTCCTGGGTGCCGGCTCGGTCATGCACGCTATGAACGAGCAGGTTAATATCCGCCGCTTCGGTGCCCTAAATCAGGTAATGAAAGTTTCCTGGATTTGTTTCGGGATTGCCTGGCTCGCGATCTTGGGGATTCCCCCGTTCTCGGGATTCTTCTCCAAAGAACCGATTATCGCGGCTGCGTTTAACGCGACAGCTTTTGGAACCGCAGGCGCATGGATCTTTGGTCTAGTGGCCATGATTGGCGCTGGCATAACCTCGTTCTATATGTCGCGGCTGTTCTTCACGATTTTCCATGGGGAAAAGCGCTGGACCACCCAGTTCGATGGTGGCAGCGATGTGCATCCGCATGAGGCTTCTTGGCTAATGAACGGGCCAATCGTGGTGCTGTCAGTATTTTCGGTGGCTATGGGGATGATGTTGGGCTTTACGGACAAGTTCAACCAATGGCTAGAGCCAGTGACTGGAACGCAATCTGCTACCGAAAAGGCCACGGTCTCAGTGTTGTCGCATACTGCGATTTCGGTTATCACCTTGGTCTTGGTGCTTTGTGGCCTGGCTCTGGCGTTCACCATGTACGTTCGCCGGCCGGTACCGAAAGTGGCTCCGGCCTCTAACGCCCTGGTGGAGGCAGCTCGGGTTGACCTTTACCAAGACACCGTTAACGAGTCGGTGGCCATGCTACCTGCACAGCTGCTCACCATCGGGGTGGGTGGCGCTGATCGGGGAGTACTTGACGGTATTGTCCGCGGTATCGCCTGGTGTGCTGGGGCATTCGGACGTGCGGTCAGTCATGTGCAAAACGGCTACATCCGTGCATACGCCAGTTACATTCTTGGCGGGGTGCTTTTAGCCTTAGTCCTAGTTGTCGGAAGCCAATTGGTTTAG
- a CDS encoding DUF3152 domain-containing protein, whose protein sequence is MSVYPPRRQRLHSRASRARRRSDWNLLIRASSLAIALTITFILILSAMPRSPEATAKVTQTAPTLHWTAVPHANSTDSKKNTGQIALEVTGDLPGGETSTEVPQSASGETSVVPGTWPGRGTGKVYLYRVEIENGLPLKGETAAKSIHAILNDPRGWGGKQGEMSFTRTDGQADFRIVIASPSLTDRLCAPLTTKGVSNCRNGDNVVLNAHRWIGGAGMWFQKGKTMTDYRIYEVSHETGHWLGHGHLFCPQPGNLAPVMQQQSSDGGDNLGCIPNGWANP, encoded by the coding sequence GTGTCAGTGTATCCACCCAGGAGGCAGCGCCTACATTCGCGCGCCAGCCGTGCGCGGCGGCGCTCGGATTGGAATTTACTTATTCGCGCTTCCTCGCTAGCAATCGCGCTGACTATAACCTTTATTTTGATTCTTTCGGCGATGCCTAGATCTCCCGAAGCCACAGCGAAAGTAACTCAAACCGCCCCCACCCTGCATTGGACAGCGGTTCCGCACGCGAATAGTACGGACAGCAAAAAAAATACCGGACAAATAGCTTTGGAGGTTACCGGGGATCTTCCGGGGGGAGAAACTTCTACCGAAGTTCCCCAATCCGCTTCGGGAGAAACTTCGGTAGTACCCGGCACCTGGCCTGGGCGTGGTACCGGTAAGGTCTACCTTTATCGGGTTGAGATAGAAAACGGCCTTCCGCTTAAAGGAGAGACTGCCGCGAAGAGCATCCACGCGATCCTAAATGATCCGCGCGGATGGGGTGGAAAACAGGGCGAAATGTCTTTTACCCGCACCGATGGGCAGGCTGATTTTCGGATAGTTATTGCCAGCCCTTCCCTTACAGACAGACTATGCGCCCCCCTAACCACTAAGGGGGTTTCTAACTGTCGAAATGGCGATAACGTGGTGCTCAATGCTCACCGCTGGATAGGCGGTGCCGGGATGTGGTTCCAAAAAGGTAAAACCATGACTGACTACCGCATTTACGAAGTTTCTCACGAAACTGGGCACTGGTTAGGACACGGACACCTGTTTTGTCCTCAGCCCGGGAATCTAGCTCCAGTGATGCAGCAGCAAAGCTCAGATGGGGGCGACAACCTCGGGTGTATTCCTAACGGCTGGGCGAATCCCTAA
- a CDS encoding NADH-quinone oxidoreductase subunit M: MEITVLNSTFPVLTLLVALPALAALALWLIKPTRIAARQIGLAVSALVLLGTIYLALNFDYGKAAAYQFAETHSWIRALGVSWALGVNGLGLAMLVLSALLTLIVLIASARDLEGEQKPYDDAGYVGLTLATLAFMMLIFAARDVFVFYLAFEAMLVPMYFLIGRYGNGAKRKAAAMKFLLYSLAGGLVMLIGIVGVYVYSPNAAAASEKHASLFLLENLAGQLKASPGVEMALMISFFIAFAVKAPMVPVHTWLADTAENARPGTSALLVGILDKIGTFGIITLCLTIFPDASRRAALAFIILAVISVIWGSLAALAQKDLMRLISFTSVAHFGLMVMGIYVGNTVALAGAMVYMVAHGLSIAGMFLIGGFLTERGQSQEIAAYGGMQRVTPLIAGTFLISGLAAIALPGLSGFVPELMVLIGTFRLYQWAAVLCLVGVVAGAVYVLLPYQKIFTGKAPEHRKSISDLNPRERWGVAAPLIVLMLVIGLHPQPLVEPMSQVAQQVVVTQDVAFQVEGSGK; the protein is encoded by the coding sequence ATGGAAATTACAGTCCTGAACTCAACTTTCCCGGTACTAACGCTGTTGGTGGCGCTACCGGCGTTGGCGGCGCTGGCACTGTGGCTGATTAAACCTACCCGGATTGCAGCGCGCCAAATCGGACTAGCAGTATCGGCCTTGGTGTTGTTAGGCACCATCTACCTGGCGCTGAACTTTGACTATGGTAAAGCCGCCGCTTATCAGTTCGCGGAAACCCATAGCTGGATTCGCGCCCTGGGAGTTTCTTGGGCGCTAGGGGTAAACGGCTTAGGGCTCGCGATGCTAGTGCTTTCGGCGCTGCTCACTTTGATCGTGCTGATCGCTTCGGCACGCGACCTCGAGGGCGAGCAAAAACCCTATGATGATGCCGGATATGTGGGGCTGACTTTAGCCACTCTGGCATTTATGATGCTGATTTTTGCAGCTCGCGACGTATTCGTCTTCTACCTGGCGTTTGAAGCCATGCTGGTTCCTATGTACTTCCTGATTGGACGTTACGGGAATGGTGCGAAACGAAAAGCTGCCGCTATGAAGTTCCTGCTCTATTCTTTGGCAGGTGGATTAGTGATGCTGATCGGTATTGTCGGGGTTTACGTCTATTCGCCCAATGCCGCTGCGGCCAGTGAAAAACACGCTAGCCTCTTCCTGCTGGAAAACTTGGCGGGACAGCTCAAAGCTAGCCCCGGGGTAGAAATGGCGCTGATGATTAGCTTCTTCATCGCGTTTGCGGTGAAAGCACCGATGGTTCCGGTTCATACCTGGTTAGCCGATACCGCTGAAAATGCCCGTCCGGGAACTTCCGCCCTCCTGGTGGGAATCTTGGACAAGATTGGTACTTTCGGGATTATTACCCTGTGCTTAACCATCTTCCCGGATGCCTCTCGGCGCGCCGCTTTAGCGTTCATTATTCTGGCAGTGATTTCGGTAATCTGGGGTTCGCTGGCGGCTTTGGCGCAAAAGGATCTGATGCGTCTAATCTCTTTCACTTCGGTTGCGCACTTTGGCCTGATGGTGATGGGTATCTATGTTGGCAATACGGTGGCTTTGGCCGGTGCCATGGTTTATATGGTTGCGCACGGGCTGTCAATCGCGGGCATGTTCCTGATTGGCGGGTTCCTTACCGAGCGCGGTCAAAGCCAAGAAATCGCTGCCTACGGTGGTATGCAACGGGTTACCCCGCTGATTGCCGGTACCTTCCTAATCTCAGGTTTGGCGGCCATCGCCCTTCCTGGTCTATCCGGGTTCGTACCGGAACTGATGGTGCTAATCGGAACCTTCCGGCTCTACCAGTGGGCAGCGGTGCTTTGCTTGGTGGGAGTAGTCGCGGGTGCGGTTTACGTACTCTTGCCCTATCAAAAGATTTTCACCGGCAAGGCTCCCGAACATCGCAAATCGATTAGTGATTTGAATCCGCGGGAACGCTGGGGGGTGGCAGCGCCTTTGATTGTGCTGATGCTGGTGATTGGCTTGCATCCGCAACCGCTGGTTGAACCCATGTCGCAAGTAGCCCAACAGGTGGTTGTCACCCAGGATGTGGCTTTTCAAGTAGAAGGGAGCGGAAAGTGA
- a CDS encoding NADH-quinone oxidoreductase subunit J: MILLAQATAAATDFSTGQTVFFWVAAVCMVALALGVLFCRTAVHSAVCMVGVMLFLAMMYASQGAYFIGVVQVVVYTGAVMTLILFIIMMVGVAASDNYLRTRRFLRWGAFCAGGFGALLIAVMLVKAYLPKFGEVPDMPTAAAQGSTDSNPVKIAMSLFTEHIYTMEVIGCLLIIAVVAGVSLTHGDRLHKLFKQPETAQARMEDYAKRGIHPGQQPIAGVYQTTNAADAPNISGEDQRTITASVSAALRARNADRTLGEVAPHLVEKIRADKGGNASHGVHSTAASQAVAKSGAWGMSGEDAPSGLQTPKTRVITPKIEGAPPSDSPVAPNSDATETEVSE; the protein is encoded by the coding sequence ATGATATTGCTAGCCCAAGCCACAGCGGCAGCCACAGATTTTAGTACGGGACAAACCGTATTTTTCTGGGTGGCTGCGGTATGTATGGTGGCGCTGGCGTTGGGCGTACTATTTTGCCGGACCGCAGTTCACTCTGCGGTTTGCATGGTGGGGGTAATGCTCTTCCTAGCAATGATGTACGCCTCGCAAGGAGCCTACTTTATTGGGGTTGTGCAGGTAGTGGTATACACCGGTGCGGTCATGACCCTAATCCTGTTCATCATCATGATGGTGGGGGTCGCCGCCTCCGATAACTACCTACGCACCCGTCGCTTCCTCCGCTGGGGCGCCTTTTGTGCCGGTGGTTTTGGAGCGCTCTTGATTGCGGTGATGCTGGTTAAAGCCTATCTGCCCAAGTTCGGGGAAGTTCCGGATATGCCGACCGCAGCTGCCCAAGGTAGCACCGATTCTAACCCGGTTAAGATCGCGATGAGCCTGTTCACCGAACATATTTACACTATGGAAGTCATCGGCTGCCTGCTGATTATTGCGGTAGTCGCCGGGGTGTCCCTAACTCACGGCGATCGTCTCCACAAGTTGTTTAAGCAGCCGGAAACGGCGCAGGCGCGAATGGAAGACTACGCTAAGCGGGGAATCCATCCTGGTCAGCAGCCAATCGCGGGTGTCTACCAGACTACTAACGCGGCTGATGCCCCCAATATCTCCGGTGAGGATCAGCGGACGATTACCGCTTCGGTTTCCGCTGCTCTACGCGCCCGAAACGCTGATCGTACACTCGGCGAAGTAGCGCCGCACCTGGTAGAGAAGATTCGCGCCGATAAAGGTGGGAACGCATCCCACGGCGTGCACTCAACGGCGGCCTCCCAAGCCGTGGCTAAATCCGGAGCCTGGGGGATGTCCGGCGAGGACGCGCCTAGCGGTTTGCAGACGCCTAAGACTCGGGTAATCACGCCCAAGATCGAGGGAGCGCCACCCAGCGATTCCCCGGTAGCACCCAACTCAGATGCCACAGAAACGGAGGTCAGTGAATAA
- the nuoI gene encoding NADH-quinone oxidoreductase subunit NuoI: MSKRNPTREDMSFEPDKKGPVGEFFAPVAGFGVTFRSFFRPTVTEQYPYEAPHVQPRFHGRHQLNHYPDGLEKCIGCELCAWACPADAIYVEAAANTPEAQYSPGERYGRVYQINYLRCIFCGLCMEACPTRALTMSNDFEMADYHRETMIYEKDQILAPLEDGMLAAPHPMVEGTADVDYYRGKVTGVTPAQRDWVREHRPDDPTVRQSEVKEVQQ; this comes from the coding sequence ATGAGTAAACGCAATCCCACCAGGGAAGATATGAGTTTTGAGCCGGATAAAAAAGGACCGGTAGGCGAGTTCTTCGCTCCGGTTGCCGGTTTCGGGGTCACTTTCCGTTCGTTCTTCCGTCCTACGGTTACCGAGCAATACCCCTATGAGGCACCCCATGTGCAGCCGCGTTTCCATGGACGCCACCAGCTCAATCACTATCCGGACGGCCTAGAAAAATGCATCGGATGTGAATTGTGTGCCTGGGCTTGTCCGGCAGACGCCATTTATGTAGAGGCCGCCGCGAATACTCCCGAGGCGCAGTATTCTCCGGGGGAACGCTACGGCCGCGTCTACCAAATCAATTATTTGCGCTGTATTTTCTGCGGATTGTGCATGGAGGCGTGTCCTACTCGCGCGCTGACTATGAGCAACGATTTTGAAATGGCCGACTACCACCGCGAAACCATGATCTACGAAAAAGATCAGATTCTCGCTCCTCTCGAGGACGGGATGCTGGCGGCGCCGCATCCTATGGTGGAGGGAACCGCCGATGTTGACTACTACCGAGGAAAGGTGACCGGGGTGACCCCAGCGCAACGCGATTGGGTCCGCGAACACCGTCCAGATGACCCGACTGTCAGGCAGTCGGAGGTTAAGGAGGTTCAGCAATGA
- the nuoH gene encoding NADH-quinone oxidoreductase subunit NuoH: MNTAILLSANSTGAADFSNDTWWITLIKAVFIVAWLIISVIMALWVERRGLGRIQTRPGPNVHGPLGLFQALADAVKLLTKEDIFKRHVDKVLYLMAPIITAACAFCIYAVIPFGPDLHIGSFSTPLQLTDSNVAVLYMLAVAGMGVYGIILGGWASNGHLPLYGATRSAAQVISYELAMGMSLVSVFVVSGSMKTSEIVAAQSPMWWCVALFPAFVIYVISMMGEVNRLPFDLPECEGEIVAGHMTEYSSMKFAWFYLAEYINMFNVSGICVTLFLGGWRFPGGDAILGGALNSGLWPFLWFGIKVWAVMWFMIWVRGTLLRVRYDQLMMLGWKVLLPVSIAWMVIVVVMRVVSVYGIGSISQRMIAIAAVFVVALIIIWITGGKADLKEKVRQAEKEAALSEPFDAFKDGYPVPPMPGQVLPPSPRAVVRAGAGEDHLVAKEGESDE; encoded by the coding sequence GTGAATACCGCAATCCTGCTAAGCGCAAATAGTACTGGCGCCGCTGATTTCAGCAATGACACCTGGTGGATAACCCTAATTAAGGCGGTATTCATCGTGGCATGGCTGATTATCAGCGTGATTATGGCCCTATGGGTAGAGCGGCGCGGCCTGGGGCGGATTCAGACCCGACCAGGACCGAACGTCCACGGCCCGCTGGGATTGTTCCAGGCGCTGGCTGACGCCGTGAAACTTCTAACCAAAGAGGATATTTTTAAACGGCACGTAGATAAGGTGCTTTACCTGATGGCACCGATTATCACTGCCGCCTGTGCCTTCTGCATTTACGCGGTGATTCCTTTCGGACCGGATCTGCATATTGGCAGTTTCTCAACCCCCTTGCAGCTGACCGACTCCAATGTGGCGGTGCTCTATATGCTGGCGGTCGCGGGCATGGGCGTTTATGGCATTATCCTCGGGGGCTGGGCATCTAATGGGCATCTGCCGCTTTATGGCGCGACCCGATCCGCCGCCCAAGTGATCAGCTACGAACTGGCGATGGGCATGTCCCTGGTATCCGTGTTCGTAGTATCTGGATCGATGAAAACCTCCGAGATTGTGGCGGCGCAAAGTCCTATGTGGTGGTGCGTCGCCCTCTTCCCGGCTTTCGTAATCTACGTAATCTCGATGATGGGCGAAGTTAACCGTTTGCCCTTCGACCTGCCTGAATGTGAAGGCGAGATCGTGGCCGGTCATATGACCGAGTACTCTTCGATGAAGTTCGCCTGGTTCTACCTGGCGGAATACATCAATATGTTTAACGTATCCGGTATCTGCGTAACCCTGTTCCTGGGAGGCTGGCGCTTCCCGGGTGGCGACGCCATTCTCGGAGGCGCGCTTAACAGTGGGCTGTGGCCGTTCCTTTGGTTCGGCATCAAAGTTTGGGCAGTCATGTGGTTCATGATTTGGGTACGCGGCACCCTGCTGCGTGTCCGCTATGACCAGTTGATGATGCTGGGCTGGAAAGTGTTGTTGCCGGTTTCGATTGCCTGGATGGTGATCGTGGTAGTCATGCGAGTAGTCAGTGTCTACGGCATTGGCTCCATTTCACAAAGAATGATCGCGATTGCAGCAGTGTTTGTGGTCGCCCTGATTATTATCTGGATAACCGGAGGCAAAGCGGATCTGAAGGAAAAAGTCAGGCAGGCCGAAAAAGAAGCTGCCCTCAGCGAGCCCTTTGACGCGTTCAAAGACGGATATCCGGTGCCACCCATGCCGGGACAAGTATTACCTCCCAGTCCGCGCGCGGTAGTGCGGGCGGGTGCCGGGGAAGACCACCTGGTAGCCAAAGAAGGGGAATCAGATGAGTAA